ATGATCTTATGCTATTCATACGACACATTAGGCTGATTACGAACAATTTACGGATAATCCATGGGCAAACTCTCTTTTTTCATGAAAGGTTGGATTTGAATAATCGTTTCTCTaagaataaataaatgaataCATAAATAAGTGGATTATAGACAAGGGATGATCAGAGCCCAAAAGACATAATGTGAGAGTTTATACTTTGAAAGTGGAGTGTGTTTGGTGCATTTCCGAGGCGACAATGCATAAAGCTTAATAATAGAATAAAGTATCAAATAATGGGATTCGTTTGCCTTTAAGCTTTCGTGTAGGAATCAAGTGACAAACTCAAATCAGGGGATGCGCTCAGTATAAAAATTACACAGGCTAATCTGATCCCTGCGTACTCTACATATCCTATGTTGGTTAACAGTATCCTGAAACGCGGAAAAAAATCATTAGTACATTATTCAAACAAAGGCTTACTGAACTTATCGATGCACCAGTCACTTGTGCAAAACATAAGCCTCTTTGCTCTCCCTCTCACGTTCGACTGCTGACTCTATGCTCCCTGTGAACTTGAAATTAACGTAATGTAGCAGACGTAGTGAGTTAAACCAACAGAGATGGTAACAAGACAACTTGGCGAAAGATTGAAAAGCAAGTCCACTAAACAAGTGATCTTAAAACACAATCTAAGTAATAGTCTAAAGTTTCTTGGTCCCTAGTGGAGCCATTATCTGCATAACATATCTGAAACTGTGGTAGGATTCCTCCGTAATTAGTAATTTCAGAAGACCCCTGAATTACCTGAGATTAAAATAGAGAAATAATTAATTTAAGGTGTTTGAGTGAGTTTTACATCCACTATAAAATGTAGATGGCATAGAAGAGGTTTAGTGTGTTTCTATTGTTTGGACAACAAAGCATGTCAACAAGCAAAGCCTTTAGGAGGGCAAAGCCCTTTCTTGCAGTTCTGTTCTTGCAGTTTGGGCTAGCAGGAATGGATATCCTTTCCAAAGCTGCACTGAATGAAGGGATGAGCAACTATGTATTTGTTGTCTACCGCCATGCCATTGCCACCATCGTAATTGCTCCTTTTGCAATCATCCTCGACAAgtttctctctctcactctctacCTCGTTGTTTCATCAATTATTTTGAGGTGCAAACATCTAAATTGTTTTTTGTGCAGGAAAGTAAGGCCGAAGATGACAAAAGCAATGTTTGGAAAGATTATGCTTCTTGGCTTCTTAGAGTAAGCTTATACTAATAAAATTCTACTGAAACCTTGTGAATATTTATGTGATcaaacatattttttatttttgcaGACCGGTTGTTGATCAGAATCTTTATATTATGGGAATGAAAAACACGACCGCAACGTTTGCAGCCGCTATGTGTAACGTTTTACCTGCCATAACATTTGTCATGGCTTGCATATTTGGGTAACCTACTGTGCATACTATTTATCTGCTTTAGTTGTTCCTGTTAAAGAatttttttcctataaatataaaTTTCAAGTACAACAAAACCTGAAATCATTCtcattttaatataaatattatttctCATAGACTTGAAAAGGTTAAATTGAAGAGTATCAGAAGCCAAGCTAAGATAGGTGGCACACTAACTACTGTCGGGGGAGCCATGCTCATGACGCTTGTCAAAGGGCCAGTCATTGATCTAATCTGGACAAAAGGAAGAACAGGAACCCATATATCCCAAGGGAATGGGGGACTGGATCTTCAGCATTCCGTAAGGGGTTCACTTATGATCACAGCGGGATGCTTCAGTTGGGCTTGTTTCATGGTTCTACAAGTGAGAATCTAAACACCACATTATTTCCTGTGATTAAATTTACCAAATATGCTAGACAAACTATAACTTTTGTTTCAGGCAATTACACTAGAGACCTATCCCGCTGAACTGTCTCTGACAGCTTGGATATGCCTGATGGGCACACTGGAGGGAGGTGTAGTTGCCCTTGTAATGGAGAGGGGGAATGCTGCTGTTTGGAACCTTAACTTGGACACTAAACTTCTGGCAGCTGTCTACAGTGTAAGAAGGATTTTTACAGGCTTTATTTTTACAGATTGCCATTTATCTATTTGTATTAAAAGTTTACCATATAAACAAGGTTTACCAAATACATATCCAATCCTCAGATCAGCATGCTAATTCAGTTATATCTTACAATGTGTTGGATAAATATGCAGGGTGTCTTTTGTTCAGGACTCGCTTATTATGTGCAAGGAATAATAATGAAAGACAGAGGACCTGTTTTTGTGACGGCATTCAATCCACTAAGCATGATCATTGTCGCTATCCTTGGATCCTTCATCTTAGCCGAACAAATGTACCTAGGAAGGTAAATTCCAAACTCATTTTCAGTCATATGTACCTACAAACGATAGTTTCTCTTTTTTAGTTTTGAACTAATAAAGGGCCTGACTAACACTTGCAAACTTTGCTTACAGGGTTATTGGAGCCTTTGTGATAGTTGCAGGACTTTACCTTGTTGTATGGGGTAAGAGCAAGGATTACAAATCCGAGACCAAGACCCTGTTGGGAGATGTACAAAAAGCAGCAAATTCTGTACAAATGATAGAATCAAGTAATCATAATCATAATCATGAGGAAAATCATAAGGTTGTAACCATAAATGGCACTGAATGAAGTAATAAGACAAGACACTAGTTTATTGTAGCTTCTAGGTTTTCTGCATTACCTTTCTCTTTGAAAAAACTACTACAAAATTCCTAGTTTTAGAGGCAATCCAACAAGGTAGAGTATTGTAGCCAGAAGAAGTGGCAAGGAGTTGCAAGTAATAAGTACTGTTGTCAGATCATGTGCTTAAAATTATAATCCAATGGAATAAGTAATCACTATAACTTTGCAAGAACTATTCTG
The sequence above is drawn from the Apium graveolens cultivar Ventura chromosome 2, ASM990537v1, whole genome shotgun sequence genome and encodes:
- the LOC141708827 gene encoding WAT1-related protein At2g37460-like, with product MSTSKAFRRAKPFLAVLFLQFGLAGMDILSKAALNEGMSNYVFVVYRHAIATIVIAPFAIILDKKVRPKMTKAMFGKIMLLGFLEPVVDQNLYIMGMKNTTATFAAAMCNVLPAITFVMACIFGLEKVKLKSIRSQAKIGGTLTTVGGAMLMTLVKGPVIDLIWTKGRTGTHISQGNGGLDLQHSVRGSLMITAGCFSWACFMVLQAITLETYPAELSLTAWICLMGTLEGGVVALVMERGNAAVWNLNLDTKLLAAVYSGVFCSGLAYYVQGIIMKDRGPVFVTAFNPLSMIIVAILGSFILAEQMYLGRVIGAFVIVAGLYLVVWGKSKDYKSETKTLLGDVQKAANSVQMIESSNHNHNHEENHKVVTINGTE